One part of the Paraburkholderia flagellata genome encodes these proteins:
- a CDS encoding DUF3619 family protein, whose amino-acid sequence MSSALENKELEFVREMRRALDESAANLPAGTTARLAAARKTALARKKAEVVLVRAPALAAAGVGSLSGAPAHLPARRRSAFARFALAWPLAALVAGLFAIAYFEDQQRTAELADIDAAMLSDDLPLTAYLDHGFNAYLTRAH is encoded by the coding sequence ATGAGCTCCGCCCTCGAAAATAAAGAACTAGAGTTCGTGCGGGAGATGCGTCGTGCGCTCGACGAGAGCGCCGCCAACCTGCCCGCTGGTACTACCGCCCGGCTTGCCGCCGCACGCAAGACCGCACTCGCCCGAAAAAAGGCAGAGGTCGTGCTCGTGCGCGCACCGGCGCTCGCCGCGGCCGGCGTTGGCAGCCTGTCAGGCGCGCCTGCGCACCTGCCCGCACGGCGCCGTTCGGCATTCGCGCGCTTCGCGCTCGCCTGGCCGCTCGCGGCGCTCGTGGCGGGCCTCTTTGCCATCGCGTACTTCGAAGATCAGCAACGCACCGCTGAACTCGCCGATATCGACGCGGCCATGCTGAGCGACGATTTGCCGCTCACGGCCTACCTCGATCACGGGTTCAACGCGTATCTGACGCGCGCGCACTAA
- a CDS encoding RNA polymerase sigma factor, with product MASDKELADFLAGVERRAFKQTVYAVRDDDASLDIVQDAMIKLAEKYGDRPAAELPLLFQRILQNTMHDYFRRQKVRNTWVSLFSSLGNADDEEFDILETFEAEQGTAGAESSEQQIERAQVLQMIDDEIQKLPARQREAFLMRYWEDMDVAETAAAMGCSEGSVKTHCSRATHTLAQALKAKGITL from the coding sequence ATGGCATCAGACAAGGAACTCGCCGACTTTCTGGCGGGCGTCGAAAGACGCGCGTTCAAGCAGACGGTCTACGCCGTAAGGGACGACGACGCCTCGCTCGACATCGTGCAGGACGCGATGATCAAGCTCGCGGAAAAATACGGAGACCGCCCGGCCGCAGAACTCCCCCTGCTCTTTCAGCGTATTTTGCAAAATACGATGCACGACTATTTTCGTCGGCAGAAAGTACGCAATACGTGGGTGAGCCTGTTTTCGTCGCTCGGCAACGCCGACGACGAGGAGTTCGATATTCTCGAGACCTTCGAGGCCGAGCAGGGCACGGCCGGAGCCGAGAGCAGCGAGCAGCAGATCGAGCGCGCGCAGGTGCTCCAGATGATCGACGACGAGATCCAGAAATTACCGGCACGTCAACGGGAGGCGTTTCTGATGCGTTACTGGGAGGATATGGATGTCGCCGAGACTGCCGCCGCAATGGGCTGCTCCGAAGGCAGCGTGAAAACGCACTGCTCGCGGGCCACCCACACGCTGGCTCAAGCGCTCAAGGCCAAAGGAATTACGCTATGA